In Oncorhynchus tshawytscha isolate Ot180627B linkage group LG28, Otsh_v2.0, whole genome shotgun sequence, a genomic segment contains:
- the LOC112247705 gene encoding cold-inducible RNA-binding protein B isoform X1, giving the protein MSDEGKLFVGGLSFDTTEESLAEAFAKYGNIAKVDVIRDKETGRSRGFGFVKYDNAEDAKDALEGMNGKSVDGRTIRVDEAGKGGGRSGGGGGGGFRGSRGGGGYGGGGGYGGGRGRGGRVYSRGGGGYGGGDRGYGERSYGGGGGDRSYGGGDRSYGGGGGYRSGGGGGYSSGGGGYRDNRGQGGYGDRSGGSYRDSYDS; this is encoded by the exons ATGTCCGACGAAGGAAAACTTTTCGTCGGAGGCCTGAGCTTCGACACCACAGAGGAGTCTCTGGCGGAAGCTTTCGCCAAGTATGGAAACATCGCAAAAG TTGATGTCATCAGGGACAAAGAAACGGGAAGGTCTCGTGGATTCGGCTTCGTAAAGTACGATAATGCCGAGGATGCGAAGGACGCATTGGAGGGAATGAACGGCAAG TCTGTCGATGGCAGAACCATTCGTGTGGATGAAGCCGGCAAGGGTGGTGGTCGCTCAGGAGGTGGAGGTGGCGGTGGATTCAGAGGTTCCAGAGGCGGTGGCGGATATGGTGGTGGAGGTGGctatggaggggggagaggaagaggtgggCGAGTTTACTCGCGAG GTGGTGGAGGATATGGTGGCGGTGACAGGGGATATGGTGAGAGGAgctatggtggtggtggaggagaccGCAGCTATGGGGGTGGAGACCGGAGTTACGGGGGTGGCGGTGGATACAGGAGCGGCGGTGGCGGAGGGTACTCTTCTGGTGGCGGAGGATACAGAGACAATAG GGGCCAGGGAGGCTACGGGGACCGCTCTGGGGGTTCCTATAGAGACAGCTACGACAGTTAA
- the LOC112247705 gene encoding cold-inducible RNA-binding protein B isoform X2, which translates to MSDEGKLFVGGLSFDTTEESLAEAFAKYGNIAKVDVIRDKETGRSRGFGFVKYDNAEDAKDALEGMNGKSVDGRTIRVDEAGKGGGRSGGGGGGGFRGSRGGGGYGGGGGYGGGRGRGGGGYGGGDRGYGERSYGGGGGDRSYGGGDRSYGGGGGYRSGGGGGYSSGGGGYRDNRGQGGYGDRSGGSYRDSYDS; encoded by the exons ATGTCCGACGAAGGAAAACTTTTCGTCGGAGGCCTGAGCTTCGACACCACAGAGGAGTCTCTGGCGGAAGCTTTCGCCAAGTATGGAAACATCGCAAAAG TTGATGTCATCAGGGACAAAGAAACGGGAAGGTCTCGTGGATTCGGCTTCGTAAAGTACGATAATGCCGAGGATGCGAAGGACGCATTGGAGGGAATGAACGGCAAG TCTGTCGATGGCAGAACCATTCGTGTGGATGAAGCCGGCAAGGGTGGTGGTCGCTCAGGAGGTGGAGGTGGCGGTGGATTCAGAGGTTCCAGAGGCGGTGGCGGATATGGTGGTGGAGGTGGctatggaggggggagaggaagag GTGGTGGAGGATATGGTGGCGGTGACAGGGGATATGGTGAGAGGAgctatggtggtggtggaggagaccGCAGCTATGGGGGTGGAGACCGGAGTTACGGGGGTGGCGGTGGATACAGGAGCGGCGGTGGCGGAGGGTACTCTTCTGGTGGCGGAGGATACAGAGACAATAG GGGCCAGGGAGGCTACGGGGACCGCTCTGGGGGTTCCTATAGAGACAGCTACGACAGTTAA
- the LOC112247705 gene encoding cold-inducible RNA-binding protein B isoform X3: MSDEGKLFVGGLSFDTTEESLAEAFAKYGNIAKVDVIRDKETGRSRGFGFVKYDNAEDAKDALEGMNGKSVDGRTIRVDEAGKGGGRSGGGGGGGFRGSRGGGGYGGGGGGGYGGGDRGYGERSYGGGGGDRSYGGGDRSYGGGGGYRSGGGGGYSSGGGGYRDNRGQGGYGDRSGGSYRDSYDS; the protein is encoded by the exons ATGTCCGACGAAGGAAAACTTTTCGTCGGAGGCCTGAGCTTCGACACCACAGAGGAGTCTCTGGCGGAAGCTTTCGCCAAGTATGGAAACATCGCAAAAG TTGATGTCATCAGGGACAAAGAAACGGGAAGGTCTCGTGGATTCGGCTTCGTAAAGTACGATAATGCCGAGGATGCGAAGGACGCATTGGAGGGAATGAACGGCAAG TCTGTCGATGGCAGAACCATTCGTGTGGATGAAGCCGGCAAGGGTGGTGGTCGCTCAGGAGGTGGAGGTGGCGGTGGATTCAGAGGTTCCAGAGGCGGTGGCGGATATGGTGGTGGAG GTGGTGGAGGATATGGTGGCGGTGACAGGGGATATGGTGAGAGGAgctatggtggtggtggaggagaccGCAGCTATGGGGGTGGAGACCGGAGTTACGGGGGTGGCGGTGGATACAGGAGCGGCGGTGGCGGAGGGTACTCTTCTGGTGGCGGAGGATACAGAGACAATAG GGGCCAGGGAGGCTACGGGGACCGCTCTGGGGGTTCCTATAGAGACAGCTACGACAGTTAA